Proteins encoded within one genomic window of Cucumis sativus cultivar 9930 chromosome 3, Cucumber_9930_V3, whole genome shotgun sequence:
- the LOC101207062 gene encoding uncharacterized protein LOC101207062, with protein sequence MEVNNSSRNSKLLNTLKPLILLGLIFSLLTTHTVLAKSRRPVTDAETRQKKQECYADIESGLWGWQCRSSTTEKENCALRCLSPTCYDLVYGSDPLEEGEKDLARSQEYKYCIYKLSMGESLEGIKGSFDY encoded by the exons ATGGAAGTCAACAATTCTTCGAGAAATTCAAAGCTTCTCAACACACTCAAACCCTTGATCCTTCTAGGGTTAATCTTCTCATTGCTCACTACCCATACAGTTCTCGCCAAATCTCGCCGTCCAGTCACT GATGCTGAAACCCGGCAAAAGAAGCAGGAGTGTTACGCCGATATCGAGAG TGGATTGTGGGGTTGGCAATGCAGATCTTCAACTACcgaaaaggaaaattgtgCCCTGCGATGTCTTTCTCCTACTTGTTACGATCTAGTTTATGGTAGTGATCCG CTCGAGGAAGGAGAGAAGGACCTTGCTAGGAGTCAAGAGTACAAGTATTGTATATATAA GTTGTCAATGGGGGAGAGTCTAGAGGGTATTAAGGGATCCTTTGACTACTGA